The sequence AGGCGTTCTGCCCGGGTTTGCGGCGGTTGAGCTCCCCCTGGATGAACGCTTCGTCGATTTCAAGGCCGGCGGGGACGCCGTCGACGACGCAGCCGATCGCCTTGCCGTGGGATTCGCCGAAGGTGGTAAAACTGAAACGGATACCGAAACGGTTCATGAAAGCTCCTCTTTGAGTCGGGCGATGGTCTGTTGGGCCGCCTCCTGCTGGGCGGTCTTTTTGCTCTTGCCGGAGGCCTTGGCGTACTCCTTGCCGTCGATGATGATGGCGATGGTAAACTCTTTTTTGTGATCAGGCCCGCTGCTGCCCACCAGCCGGTACTCCGGGGTGATGCCGAAGTGCGCCTGGGTCAGCTCCTGCAGCGCCGTCTTGTGGTCTTTGAAGAGGGTATCGAGTGAGATCTCTTTATAGACGCTCTCTAACAGCATGGTCGCGATCGTCTTCACCGGGGCCAGTCCCGCCTCGAGGTAGATGGCGCCGATAACCGCTTCGAAGGCGTTGGAGAGCAGGGAGGGTTTGGTGCGTCCGCCGTTGTTCTCCTCGGCGTTGGAGAGGAAGATCGCCTGGCCCAGCTTGATGTGGTCGGCCAGGCGCGCGAACCCCTCTTCGTTGACGAGCGATGCCCGCATCTTTGAGAGTTTGCCCTCGTCGTGCTTGGGGAAGTGCTCGAAGAGGTATTCGCCGACGATGAGGTCGAGGACGGCGTCGCCCAGGAATTCGAGGCGTTCGTTGTTGTATGGCTGCTTGAAGCTCTTGTGTGTCAGGGCCTCGCGCAGCAGCTGTTTGTTGTCGAAGGTGTAGCCGAGCGTCTGCTCAATGCGCGCCATCTGGTCCATACTTATCCTCTTTTCATCTTCTCGGCGACGCCCCGGGCGAGGGTGTCGCAGCGTTCGTTCTCCGGGTGGCCGTCATGGCCCCGGACCCAGGTCGCCTTGATGCGGTGCGGCGCGCTGGCGGCGATATAGTCGCGCCAGAGGTCGGGGTTCTTCACCTTGGCGAAATCGCGTTTGATCCAGTTCTGCAGCCACTCGTTGATCCCCTTGACAACGTAGGAGGAGTCCGAGACGATCTCCACCTCGCAGGGCTCTTTAAGGGCTTTGAGCCCTTCGATGACGCCGCGCAGCTCCATCCGGTTGTTGGTCGTATGGGGTTCGCCGCCGCTGAGCTCGCGCTCTTTGTCGCCGTAGCGCAGGATCGTCCCGTAGCCGCCGGGACCGGGGTTGCCGAGCGCCGAACCGTCGCTGAACAGGGTGATATGCTTCATACTTCGTAAGCCCTTTCCGCGCGTTCCGACGGGGCGAAATCCGCCACGGCTTTGCCCAGCAGCGGTTCGGTGACGACGGAATCGATCGTATGGCAGTTGGGGCAGCGGTGGAACGGGAAAGGGAAGATCTGCTTGCAGTGGCCGCACAGGTATTCAAACTGCAGGGTTGCCCCGCTTTGGCCGCTCTGGCGAAGTTTGATCAAAACATCCAGTTCGAATTCGGAACTGTTCTGAGCAAGATTCACGCTTCCTCTGGCGCTATACAGCTGCCGCAAATAGCCATCGGCCGTAATTATATCCAAATTAAGGTGTTCGTCGGGTAAATGCCAGAGGATGTCGGCGATGACGCGGCTGCCTGAGGGGTCCAGGGTTTTCCAGGCCAGGGCGGGATCGTGGCGGAAAAGGTATTCGAAGGTCAGGTAGGTGAGGGTGCGGTGTTCGCGGTACTGTTCGGCGAGGCGTGCGCATTTCGCCGCCGTATCGGTCTTGGTCTCCTGCAGCAGGCTGACGGTCTGCAGGTAGCGGCGGTCGCCGGCAATGTCGCTGCCGAGTTCGTCGAGGGGTTCGAGCACCTGCAGGGCCTTGTCGAAGGTCCGTAGCCGCTCATAGGTGAAGAGCAGCAGCTTCAGGGCCTGCGGGGTGCGGGGGAAACGGCCGAGGATCTTCAGCAGGATCGTTTCGCAGCGCTCCAGGAAACCGGCCTTGAAGTAGGTCTGGGCGAGCAGCAGCAGCAGTTCGCGTCGGCGGTGGGGTTCGTGCTGCATCTCCAGAAGGCTGCGGTAGATGGCGACGGCCTGTTCGAAATCGCCGTTTTGCACATAGGTCTGGGCGACAAGGAGCCACGAGCGCTGCGAGACGGCACTGGAGCCGATTTCACGGTGCAGTTCGGTTTCCGAAGGGGGCTTTGTGAACGAATGGAGGAACCGTTCGAGGTAGCGGTGGTCCTCCTTGCTGCGCAGCCGCCCCCACCAGTAGCTTACGAACGCGATGATAAAGATCAGCGCGACGAAAACGATGATGCCGAAAAGCGGGTCTCGGAATTCGATAAAGAGGCTGTTCACGTCGGCTCCTGTCGCACTGCCTGGGGGGCGCTGGGTAGCAGTCATTATAGCGCTTTTGAACTTTTCGGAGAAAATGAGATAAAAATGTGACGAAAAAAACCGAAAAAATATTGACATTACTTCGCCAAAAAAGGTAGAATGACGTTGAAACTGGAGAATGTGAAAGGTTTATACGTCAATGATATTCAGTTATATACGTGCCGATAGCCACTTTCACGGTGTGTACGAACAGCTGAAAGTGATCAGCGCCTATGCAAAGAAACATGATCTGGTGATCGAAGACGAGATGGTGGACCAGCTGTCGCAGAACAGCCGTCTGAGCGAACGTGACGATGCGGTACGGTTTATGCGCCAGCCCGAGCATATGGGCGGTACGCTGCTGATCTACGACCTTTGGGTGCTTAGCAGCAATATCGAGGATGTCGTGCAGATGCTGAGTTGTCTGCTTAAAAACGGCATCGAAACCCATCTGATCAAACCTTCAATCGTCTTGAATGCGCAAAGTGATATCATCGTCGCGATGGGCTTGGTTGACCAGTTGCGGCAGACGATTCAGTCGGTGGAAAAGAAGATGATCGGCCGCCCGAGAGGGAGCCGCTCCTCTTCGAAGTTCGATCCCTATCTCGAGGTGATCATCGGTTCACTGCGGGAGGGGCAGAGCGTCAGCGAGATCGCCCGGGTATTGGATGTGAGCCGGAGTTCCCTGAAAGACTACATCGAGTCCCGGGAGCTCAAAGAGGTGGCAATGGGCAGCAGTTATTTGGAAAATGTGGACAACGCCGAAGCCAGTATCATCGAAACGATCGAATGTCCGCAAGTCAATGAAAAGGAGTAGACAGTGAGTCAGGCAGAAGTCTCAGGCCAGGCCGGATCGGCCAAGGTCAGTAAGAAAGAGTATTTAAAAGGGTGGGTGTCCTACCGCGTAAAACGCTACTGGTTTTTCGTGGGGATGACCATCGTGTCACTGGTACTGCCGTGGATTACGATTAACGGCAACCATATTTTCCTGCTGAGCTTCGACAAGCTCAAGCTGCACCTGGCGTTTGTCCAGTTCGACATGCAGGAGATGTACCTCATGCCGTTTGTTCTGATGATCCTCTTCATCGGGGTCTTCGGGATGACGGTCCTGGGCGGCCGTGTCTTCTGCGGCTGGGTCTGTCCGCAGACGATCTTCCGCGTCATCTACCGCGACCTGATCGAAACGAAGATCCTGAAGCTGCGCAAGCGGATCAAGAACAAACAGAAAGAGCCCGACTGGAGCAAGCCGGAAAACAAGGCGAAACGTCTGGTCGCCATCGCAATCTGGACGGCGCTCTCCCTGCTGGCGACGGCGAACTTCCTGTGGTATTTCGTCCCGCCGGAGGACTTCTTCCCGTATATTATGAATGCGGGTGACCACATGATCCTTGTCGGGATCCTGCTGATCACGACGCTGTTCCTCGTGGTCGACGTTGTCTGGTTCAAAGAGAACTGGTGTGTCTACGTCTGTCCCTACTCCCGTATCCAGTCGGTCCTGTACGACGAAGACACGGTCATGGCGATCTACGATCCGCACCGCGGGGGTGAGATCTATGACGAGGAGAAGCACAAGCAGTACACCAAGCAGAAAGATCTGCAGGCGGTGGAACCGAGTGCAGAGTGTACGACCTGTGAAAGCTGTGTGACCGTCTGTCCGACCCATATCGATATCCGCCAGGGGCTGCAGCTCGAGTGTATCAACTGCCTCGAGTGTGTCGATGCCTGTACGGAGGTCATGGGTGCACTTGGCAGACCGTCGCTTGTCCGCTGGTCGAGCGAGAAAGAGGTGCTGTTCCAGAAAGGCAAAACGCACTACCTGCGTCCGAAGATCATCGGTTACGCCGTTGTTCTCGTGATCATTATGGTCGTCCTCGGTATGATGGGGAGCAAGAAGGAGCATATGCTGCTCAACATCAACAAAGAGAACCGTCTCTATGCGATCGAGAAAACGCCGGACGGCAAAATCATGGTCGAGAACGACTATATCTTCCTGCTGCAGAATACGCAGGATAAAGACCATAAGTTCTACTTTGACATCGAAGCGCCGAAGGGCATGGAAGGCAAGATCAAAATTCTCAAGCCGACCGAACCGTTTACCGTCCGCCCTGGCGTGAAGAAGAAAAAAGTCGTCCGCCTCTATACGACGGAGGAGCTGGTCAAGGATGAGCGTAAGGATACGGTACTGCCGATCAAGATCCACGCCTATGCCCTCGACGAGAAAGAGAAGATCGCCGTCGACCGCGAATCGACCTTCATCTTCCCGCGCTACGACAAATACCAGGCGGCGGAATAACATTCCCAACCGCCTCTGCACACGGCAGCGATCGCCGTGTTTTCCCGAACGGGTCCTTTCCGTTCATTTCCTCCCACGGCCGCCCGAACTGCTGAACCCCGGGCGGGTTCCGTCCTATCTTCCATTATTTCGAAACATATGACATATCTTTCTCATGTTAAGCAGGGTGACTGCTGAAGCATTATGAGTGTTTACATAGGGGCTACGGGATAGATGCCGGCAAAGCAATACGGCGCTTTAATCAATGGAAGGTTTTAAAGGGTGTCATGATTGTGGGAGAGGGGGCAGGGCTTCCCTGTGGGATGCCCCGGTTTAAAAGTAGGTTATCCGAAACGGTTCAGATGATGCGGGCCTCTTTTTCGCCCGGCTCGATCTCGCCGATGAGGTAGCCGTCGGTCGCGTCGAGGACGGCGTTGACGTCGTCGGGACGGACAACGAGAACCATGCCCACACCCATGTTGAAGGCGCGGAACATCTCGTCGCGGGCAACGTGCTCGCTCATCAGCTCAAAGATCGGCAGTACGCGGACGTCGTCGCCTTTGATCACGGCACGCAGCCCTTCGGGCAGGACGCGCGGCAGGTTCTCGACGAGGCCGCCGCCGGTGATGTGCGCCATCGCCTGGATCTTCGGCTTGAGCTGTTTGAAGGTTTTGACGTAGATGCGCGTCGGGGCGAGCAGGGTGTCGATGAGCGGTTTACCGTTGAAATCGTCGTCGAACTTCATTCCCATCTTCTCAAACAGGACCTTGCGCGCCAGGGAGAAGCCGTTGGAGTGAAGGCCGGAACTCGGCAGGGCGATCAGCTTGTCGCCGGCGCGGACGTTGGCGGGGGTATCGAGTTCGCTCTTTTCCGCGACACCGACGGCAAAGCCGGCGAGGTCGTAGTCATCTTCGGAATACATCCCCGGCATCTCCGCCGTTTCGCCGCCGATCAGGGCGCACTCGGCCTGGCGGCACCCTTCGGCGATCCCGCTGACGACGGCGGTTGCGACGTCGACTTCGAGTTTGCCTGTGGCATAGTAGTCAAGGAAGAAGCTCGGGGTGCCGAAGTTGCAGATGAGGTCGTTGACGCACATCGCGACGAGGTCGATGCCGACCGTGTCATGCTTGCCGGAGTCGATGGCCAGTTTCAGCTTGGTACCGACCCCGTCCGTCGCGGCGAGGAGCACGGGTTCTTTGTAGCCAGTTGGCATCTCGAAGGCGCCGGCAAAAGAGCCGATCCCGCCCAAAACACCGGGGATACGGGTCGACTTGACCAGGGGTTTGATGTTCTCGACGAAACTGTTCCCGGCGTCGATATCGACACCGGCGTCTTTGTAGCTGATTTGACTCATAGATTGCTCCAGATGATTGTTAATGGAAGTATAGCGAAGGTGGGGTTAGGATAGGGTTTGGCAGGGGCTTTCAGCGCAGATGCGTTATCCTTCGCCTACGTGTTCGGCGCGTCAAAAGCTTGGCCGGGGAGAAGTTTGAAATTTCTTCATTCCGGTTTAAATGTAAGATGCTAAAATCGCGCCACTTTCGGCCAGATGAGGCCCCAAGGAATTGAGAAAATGAGAGAGTTTGTCTACCCTGAAATGATGGTACACGTCCCGATGTGTACCCATAAGGCTCCCCAGAATGTTCTGGTGATCAGCAATGCGCCCGAAAGCCTTCAGAAGGAAGTGGCACGCCACGAGGGCGTCGTTATCGTCCATGCTCCGGCCAGCCTTGAAGCGCTGCGCGAAGTTGCCGACGGCAGTGTTGACGTCGTGATCTGCGAAGCGGATGTCGACGCGGCGGTGGCCGGACATGTCAACCGTGTCCTCAGCGAGGAGGGGGTCGTTTCCATGCGCCACGCCTCGCTCGAGGAAGTCCAGGCCAATACGGTCCTGCTCGGTGTTCTCGGCAACTATTTCAAGGTGATTATGCCTTACCGTCTTGCCAACGAGGAGACCCTGCTGCTGGCCAGCAAGGGCAACCACCCGACGGCGGACATCAACCTCCACCGTGCGGACATGCTCGACGGGCTGGAGTATTACAACACCGATATCCATCCGGCCGCGTTCGCGATGCCGAACTACATCCGTAAAACCTACCTCGGGATCATCCGCAACTAAATGGCTTCCATTATGAGTACGCCGAAGGAGCAAAGCCCCTCCGACTACGCTGACGCTATGTCCGCCTCGGTGGCGGGCCCACGCCTTCCCAGGGGGCTGTGATGGCGTTTGAATACGCGATCGCATTGACCGGGGGAATCGCGACGGGCAAGAGTACCGTCGCCTCCCTGCTGGCCCTGCATGGACTGCGGGTCATCGACGCCGATGCGATTGCGCACAGACTGCTGGATGAGCACAGCGGCTGGGTCGCCGAGACTTTCGGCGCACAGTACGTCCAAAACGGCAAAGTCCATCGCGGCGAACTTGGGAAGGTAATCTTTTCCGATCCCGCCGCCAAGGCGACGCTCGAAGCGTTCCTGCACCCCAAGATCCGCGCGGCGATCGAGGAGGAGAGCGAGCGCCAGGATGCGTTCAAGTTCCCCTACCTGATCGATATCCCGCTTTACTTCGAGACGCAGGCGTATCCCATTGCGGACGCAGTCGTCGTCTATACCCCCAAGTCGACGCAGCTGCAGCGGTTTATGAAACGCAACGGTTTTGACGAAGCCGAGGCGATGCGCCGCATCGAATCCCAGATGGATATCGAGGAGAAAAAAGCCCGCGCGACCTGGGTGATCGACAACAGCGGCAACCTCAAGCACCTTCAGGCTGAGTGCGAGGCCTTTGTCGATACGATCAAAGCCAAGTATCAATAAGCTTTCAACCAATACCCACTACACTTTCATACTGAATACGATCCAAAAGGCATATACGATGATGATCGCCAAATACAGCGCCAGCGGTAACGACTTTGTCCTCTTTCACAGCTTTATTGCAAGAGACCGCTCTGAACTGGCACGCACCCTCTGCGACCGTCAGAACGGTGTCGGGGCTGACGGCCTGATCGTCCTCGTGCCGCACGCGGAGCACGACTTCGAGTGGCAGTTCTACAACAGCGACGGCTCGACGGCGGAGATGTGCGGCAACGGCAGCCGCGCCTGTGCACACTACGCCTATACTAACGGCCTGGCACCGGCGAACATGACCTTTCTGACCGAGGCGGGCGTCATCGGCGCCGAGGTGGAAGGCGACATGGTGCAGAGCGATCTGACCCCGCCGAAGATTCTCCGCGAGGACATCGTCGCGGGCGGGAAAAAGTGGTGGCTGCTCGATACGGGCGTGCCCCACCTCGTCACCTTCGATGCCGACATGGAGAACTTCGACCTTGCGGAGGCGCGTGCGCTGCGCTTTGAACACAACGCCAACGTCAACATCGCCTCTGTCAACAGCGACGGCTCCATCCGGGTACGGACCTATGAGCGCGGCGTCGAGGACGAGACGCTCGCCTGCGGGACGGGGATGGCGGCCTGTTTCTACCGCGCCAACCGTGAAGAACTTGTCGGCGACAAAGCGGAGGTCTACCCGAAAAGCGGAGAGACGCTCTATCTTGGGCTGGAAGAGGGGACGATCACCTTCAAAGGGCTCGTGAAAAAGACTTTTGAGACGGTTTTAGACGTTAAATAGTTTTTTTGTTCCCTTTCTTCTTTGCTCGCACAAAGAAGAAACCGAACCCGAAAGAAGAAAGTGCGAAAGGCTGCCGCTTTCTGGACATTCCATTCCTTGGTGATCCTACTGACACGCTAATGACCGTTTCGGACTTGACAGAAGAAGCGGAACCCGACATCCTTCACTTAGCACTTAGCACTTAGCACTTAGCACTTAGCACTTAGCACTTAGCACTTAGCACTTAGCACTTAGCACTTAGCACTTAGCAGTAGCGCTGCCGTTTAGAGGCCTGCGGCCTCCATGCTTTTCGCCTGGGCGTCGGCGATGAGGGGGTCGATGATCTCGTCGAAGAGACCGCCGGTCATGATCTCGCTCAGGCGGTAGAGCGTCAGGTTGATGCGGTGGTCCGAGATGCGGTTCTGCGGGTAGTTGTAGGTGCGGATGCGGCCGCTGCGGTCGCCGGTCCCGACCTGCTCCTTGCGCGCGGCGCCCTCCGCCTCCTGGGCTTTCTGCTGCTCGATCTCGAAGAGGCGTGCCTGCAGGACCTTCATCGCTTTCTCTTTATTTTTGTGCTGCGATTTCTGGTCCTGGTTGGTGACGACGATGCCGGTGGGCAGGTGGGTGATACGCACCGCGGAGTCGGTCGTATTGACGGACTGGCCGCCGCAGCCGCTGGATCGCATGACGTCGATCTTGAGGTCGTTCGGGTCTATTTTGACGTCGACGTCGTCCGCTTCGGGCATGACGGCCACGGTGATCGCGGAGGTGTGGACGCGTCCCTGGGACTCCGTCGCAGGCACCCGCTGTACGCGGTGGGTACCCCCTTCGAACTTCAGACGGCTGTAGACCTTGTCGCCTTTGATCAGCGCGGTGATCTCCTTGTAGCCGCCCATGTCGGAGGGGCTTGAGCTGATCAGTTCGATCTTCCAGCCTTTGATCTCGGCGTAGCGGGTGTAGGCAGTGAAGAGGTTGCCGACGAAGATGGCCGCTTCGTCGCCGCCGGTGCCCGCGCGCATCTCCAGGATGATGTTGCGATCGTCGTTGGGGTCCGTCGGCAGCAGGAGGATCTTGATCTCCTCCTCCATCACCGGAACCTGCGGTTCGAGGGTTTTGAGCTCCTCTTTGGCCAGTTCTCCCAGTTCGTCGTCGTAGACAAGCGACTTGTTCTCTTCGATGTCCGCGAGCAGCTGCTTGTAGGCCTTGGCCGTGTCGACGATGTCCTGGAGGGCGGACTGCTCCTTGGAGAGCGCGGTCATCCGTTTGATGTCATTGGCGATATCGGGACTGCTCAGCAGTTCGCTCAGTTCGTTGTAACGGTCGATAAAGGGGTTGAGTTTGTCAGATAGCATGCAATGCTCCATTCATAGCGGTTAAAACAGTCATTTTGTACTATCGTCTGAGGTTATGTGTATGGTGGCAGGAAGGTGAAGCGCGGTTTATCTGCGCGCGGGCATTCCGCCGAGGAAAACTCAGCGTTAGCGTAGGCGGCGGGGCTTTGCTCCGCTGCCGTATAAATTAAAGACCGTTTACGGCTTTTTGCAGGCGGCTTACTTTGCGGGAAGCCGTCTCTTTTTTCAGGATCCCTTTGCTGACGAACTTGTGGATCTGCTGGTTAGCGACAGTCATAGCGGTAGCTGCTGCTTCTTTGTTGCCTTCGTCGATGGCTGCGCGGACAGCTTTGACGATGTTTTTCAGGCGCGTGCGGTAAAATCTGTTACGTTCCGTACGTTTTTCAGTTTGACGGATACGTTTCATTGATGACTTATGGTTTGCCATAGCCTTTATCCTTCTGGAAAAAAATTTAGGGTAGAATACTACCTTAAAAATAATTAAATTTAAGTTAAACTTTAGTGTATCTAGCACTTTGTGTACGACAATAGGGGTAGAAATGAAATTATTCGGGACCGACGGCGTACGTGGTGAAGCGGGTACGTTCCTGACCGCGGAGCTGGCGATGCGTACGGCGATGGCGGCGGGGATCTACTTCAAAAAAAGCTCCAAAACCAAAAAGATTTTGCTCGGCAAAGACACGCGCCGCAGCGGCTATATGATCGAAAACGCCATTGTCAGCGGCCTGACCGCGGTCGGGTACGATGTCGTGCAGATCGGGCCGATGCCGACGCCGGCCATCGCTTTTCTCACCGAAAACATGCGCTGCGACGCGGGGATCATGATCTCGGCGAGCCACAACTCTTTCGAAGACAACGGTATCAAGCTCTTTGACGCCCACGGCAACAAATTCTCCGAAGAGGTCGAAGCGCAGATCGAGGCGATCTACCGCGATGATGAGCAGATCGCCAAGGCGCAGGTGACGGGGCGTGCCATCGGTTCGGCCAAACGGATCGACGACGTCATCGGCCGCTACATTGTGCAGCTCAAAAACTCCTTCCCCAGCGCGCTCAGCCTGCAGGGGATGCGTATCGTGCTCGATACGGCCAACGGCGCGGGCTACAAAGTCGGTCCGACGGTCCTGGAGGAGCTGGGGGCCGAAGTGATCGTCCTGCACCATGAACCCGACGGTTTCAACATCAACGAAGGGTGCGGTGCGCTGCACCCCAAAGATGTTCAGAAAGCGGTGAAGAAGTACCGCGCGGATATCGGTTTCGCCCTTGACGGCGATGCGGACCGCCTGGTCGTGGTGGATGAAAAGGGCGATGTCGTCGACGGGGACCAGCTGCTCGGCGCACTGGGACTGTTCATGCAAAAGTATGGCCTGCTCAAGGGCGACGGGATCGTGGCAACGGTGATGAGCAACCAGGCCCTCGAAGATGCCATGGCCGCCGCGGGGCTCACACTGCACCGCTGCGGTGTCGGCGACAAGTACGTGCTTGAAGCGATGCGTGAACACGGCATCAACTTCGGCGGGGAGCAGAGCGGCCATGTCATCATGCACGACTTCGCCAAGACCGGTGACGGGCTGGTGACGGCACTGCAGGTGCTGGCCATGGTCCTGATGACCGGGGAGAAAGCGTCCGCGGCACTGCGCCCGTTCGAACTCTACCCGCAGAGCCTTGTCAACCTCAATGTCAAAACGAAAAAACCGCTGGAGAGCATTACCGGCCTCCCCGATGTGCTGGCCGGGATCGAAGCGGCCGGCATGCGCCATCTCATCCGCTACAGCGGGACGGAGAACAAGCTGCGCCTGCTGCTCGAAGGACGTGACCGCGACGCGATGACGGAGCAGATGGCACGTCTGGGCGATTTCTTCAAGCATGCCCTCAATGACTAGGGGCATCTTCGCACTTGTCCTGGCCCTGGCCGGGATCTTCATCATCGACCAGAACATCAAAGCGCTTTTCCTGGAGGGTTACCGCTTCTACAGCGACTGCATCGATCTGACCCTCGTCTACAACAAAGGGGTCGCCTTCTCGATGTTCGCTTTCCTGGAGGCGTGGCTCAAATGGCTGCAGCTGCTGCTGATCGCCGGGGTGCTCATCTATGTGGTGCGGCTGAAAAAAACCTGCTACATGCTCCCCGTCGGCATCCTCGTGGGTGCCGGCCTCTCCAACGTCTATGACCGATTCGTGCATCCGGGGGTCGTGGATTACGTCTACTGGCACTGCGGGTTCGATTTCGCCGTCTTCAACTTTGCCGACGTGATGATCGACGTGGCGGTGGTCTGGCTGCTGCTGCTCAATCTGAAGCCGCACTGGTGCCGGAGCGGGCAAGCGCACTGATATTGCAATCGCGCGCTCCCTGTGCTATAATTCCGCCAGCGCTGAAGGCATACAGGTGCCCTCAACGCTCTCCTTTAGACCTGTGCAATGTGCAGGCGAGGCACTGGGTCAGGATGGGAACATAGCAGCCCACCTTTTCTGTGCATGTGCCGCAGGTATCTGGAGGAGAGTT is a genomic window of Sulfurimonas sp. HSL1-2 containing:
- the lspA gene encoding signal peptidase II, with the translated sequence MTRGIFALVLALAGIFIIDQNIKALFLEGYRFYSDCIDLTLVYNKGVAFSMFAFLEAWLKWLQLLLIAGVLIYVVRLKKTCYMLPVGILVGAGLSNVYDRFVHPGVVDYVYWHCGFDFAVFNFADVMIDVAVVWLLLLNLKPHWCRSGQAH